In one Corallococcus sp. EGB genomic region, the following are encoded:
- a CDS encoding NfeD family protein: MDPTAWQLWLIAAIALGVLEIKLSGFVTLWFAVGALMAALVAGAGLGLNSQLFAFTLVSAILFGASRTIFKNIFMRDAVHLKTGVEAMLGQEAVVTEALEDGPGGTVRINGELWMARSLSGPLPEGERVTVEQIEGLKLWVRRPSASPEVALQPARQKKKENAGWD; the protein is encoded by the coding sequence ATGGACCCCACCGCCTGGCAGCTCTGGCTCATCGCCGCGATCGCCCTGGGCGTGCTGGAGATCAAGCTCTCCGGCTTCGTGACGCTCTGGTTCGCCGTGGGCGCGCTGATGGCCGCCCTGGTGGCCGGCGCGGGCCTGGGCCTCAACAGCCAGCTCTTCGCCTTCACCCTGGTGTCCGCCATCCTCTTCGGCGCGTCCCGCACCATCTTCAAGAACATTTTCATGCGGGACGCCGTGCATTTGAAGACCGGCGTGGAGGCGATGCTGGGCCAGGAGGCGGTGGTGACCGAAGCGCTGGAGGACGGGCCCGGAGGCACCGTGCGCATCAACGGCGAGTTGTGGATGGCGCGCTCCCTGTCCGGGCCCCTGCCCGAGGGCGAGCGCGTCACGGTGGAGCAGATCGAAGGCCTCAAATTGTGGGTGCGACGCCCGTCTGCGTCCCCCGAAGTCGCGCTGCAACCGGCGCGTCAGAAGAAGAAGGAGAACGCAGGATGGGACTGA